From Candidatus Poribacteria bacterium, one genomic window encodes:
- the gyrA gene encoding DNA gyrase subunit A, whose translation MLTRNDENTNIVTRYIEDELRESYLTYAMSVNTNRAIPDLRDGLKPSTRRILYAMGEMNLTAGRSYDKCAAVVGEVMKNFHPHGDGPIYDTLVGLVQEFAMRYPLVDGQGNFGSIDDDPPGAMRYTECRLMRIADEMLADIHKNTVDFQPNYKESTTEPTVLPARLPNLLVNGTTGIGVGYLTRIPPHNLGEIVDGLILLLENPEATLEDLMVHIPGPDFPTAAEIVGRTGIRDIYANGRGSITVRGKAVIERTKEGRERILITEIPYQVKKNHLLQKMYDLVAGKTITGISDIRDESDQNIRVIVELKRGEIAQVILNQLYKHTQMQTNYSAIMLCLVDGLPKVLSLTEIMSYYLEHRREVIRRRTQYDLDVCERRAHILEGYRIALNNIEDVIDTVQTAESPEEARNLLIENYDLSEVQASEILTMTLRQLTGLERQKINDEYANLLEQIEELRTILDSEILITNIIKEELLELKAKYADERRTEIVDAVTEFEIEDLIADEEMVVAISHEGYIKRVPITTYRRQHRGGVGVIGMQSKEGDYPEHVFIASAHQYILFFTDRGKCYWLKVFEIPERSRTASGQAIVNLLRIENDEKITAFVPVREFDEDRSVFMATEKGVVKKCSLEVFSRPYSAGIIAINLDEGDKLIGVHLTEGNHNILLVTRSGLSIRFNEGEVRRMGRTAAGVRGIRLAQDDFVIGMIAAADESETVLVVTENGYGKRTLLANYRLQGRAGKGVIAIKTSTRNGPVVATKMVSNDDELIIVNSNGMLTRMAVNDIRTIGRNTQGVRLMSLRKEESVVDVGKISQNGNEPEVEES comes from the coding sequence GTGCTAACACGAAACGATGAAAATACCAATATTGTCACGCGATATATTGAAGATGAGTTAAGGGAATCCTACCTCACCTACGCGATGAGCGTGAACACCAACCGGGCGATTCCGGACCTCAGAGATGGATTGAAGCCCAGCACGCGACGCATCCTCTATGCCATGGGAGAGATGAACCTCACGGCAGGACGCTCCTATGACAAGTGTGCGGCTGTCGTTGGTGAGGTCATGAAGAACTTCCATCCACACGGCGACGGTCCAATCTACGATACGTTGGTTGGACTGGTTCAAGAGTTTGCCATGCGTTACCCTTTGGTGGACGGACAGGGGAATTTTGGGTCCATTGACGACGACCCACCGGGAGCAATGCGCTACACAGAGTGCCGTTTGATGCGGATTGCGGATGAGATGTTGGCAGACATCCACAAAAATACCGTTGACTTTCAGCCCAACTACAAGGAATCGACAACCGAACCGACCGTACTTCCGGCACGGTTACCAAACTTGCTAGTCAACGGGACAACCGGTATTGGCGTGGGATACCTGACACGAATTCCGCCGCATAACTTGGGGGAAATCGTTGATGGGTTAATTCTATTGCTGGAGAATCCAGAAGCAACCCTTGAAGATCTCATGGTGCATATCCCTGGTCCCGACTTCCCGACAGCAGCCGAGATTGTCGGACGCACCGGTATTCGTGACATATACGCCAATGGTAGAGGCTCAATCACCGTCCGAGGAAAAGCGGTTATTGAGCGAACCAAAGAAGGCAGAGAACGCATCCTCATCACAGAGATTCCGTACCAAGTTAAGAAAAATCACTTACTCCAGAAGATGTATGATCTTGTCGCCGGTAAGACAATCACAGGAATCTCCGATATCCGGGATGAGTCCGATCAAAACATACGGGTTATTGTTGAGCTCAAACGGGGTGAGATTGCACAGGTGATATTGAACCAGCTATACAAGCATACGCAGATGCAAACCAACTACAGCGCGATTATGCTATGCCTCGTTGATGGGTTGCCCAAAGTGCTGTCTCTGACGGAGATCATGAGTTACTATCTCGAACATCGTCGAGAGGTCATTCGCCGTCGGACGCAATACGATCTTGACGTCTGTGAACGACGAGCACATATTCTGGAAGGGTATCGTATCGCCTTAAACAACATTGAAGATGTGATCGACACTGTTCAAACCGCGGAATCTCCCGAAGAGGCTCGAAACCTATTAATAGAAAATTATGATCTGTCGGAGGTGCAAGCAAGTGAGATCTTAACCATGACGCTCCGCCAATTGACAGGGCTGGAGCGACAGAAAATTAATGATGAGTACGCAAACCTTCTCGAACAGATTGAAGAGTTGCGGACAATCCTTGATAGTGAAATCCTCATTACTAACATTATCAAAGAGGAATTATTAGAACTAAAAGCCAAATACGCTGACGAACGACGGACCGAAATCGTTGATGCGGTGACCGAGTTTGAGATTGAAGACCTCATCGCTGATGAAGAGATGGTTGTCGCTATTTCTCACGAGGGTTACATCAAGCGAGTGCCAATTACCACCTATCGTCGTCAGCATCGAGGCGGGGTGGGTGTAATTGGGATGCAGAGCAAGGAAGGGGATTATCCCGAACATGTCTTTATCGCATCAGCCCATCAATATATCCTCTTCTTTACCGATCGCGGCAAATGTTATTGGCTGAAAGTCTTCGAGATTCCAGAACGGAGTCGTACTGCATCGGGGCAAGCAATTGTCAATCTGCTGCGAATAGAAAACGATGAGAAGATCACAGCGTTTGTACCTGTGCGTGAGTTTGATGAAGATCGGTCTGTTTTTATGGCAACGGAGAAAGGCGTTGTCAAGAAATGCAGCCTTGAAGTTTTTAGTAGGCCATATTCTGCCGGTATTATTGCGATCAATCTCGACGAAGGTGACAAACTTATCGGGGTGCATTTGACCGAAGGTAATCACAATATCCTATTGGTCACACGATCTGGGTTATCCATCCGGTTCAATGAAGGGGAAGTTCGTAGGATGGGACGGACGGCAGCGGGCGTTCGTGGAATCCGTTTGGCACAAGACGATTTCGTTATTGGTATGATTGCTGCGGCCGATGAGAGCGAGACCGTGTTGGTCGTGACGGAAAATGGTTACGGCAAACGTACGTTGTTGGCGAATTATCGTTTGCAGGGACGCGCTGGAAAAGGTGTGATTGCGATTAAAACAAGCACCCGTAACGGACCTGTTGTTGCAACGAAAATGGTGTCGAACGATGACGAGCTAATTATTGTGAATTCAAACGGCATGTTGACACGCATGGCAGTCAACGATATCCGCACGATTGGGAGAAATACGCAGGGCGTGCGTTTGATGTCCTTGCGGAAAGAGGAGAGTGTTGTTGATGTTGGAAAAATCTCCCAAAATGGTAACGAACCCGAAGTTGAGGAAAGTTGA
- a CDS encoding cupin domain-containing protein: MSNDVVDWRDSGVRIVRSDRLDINTPQTPGMTRAAAINRATAGANKLWAGTVNIQPNAKTGAHHHGALESVIYVVKGRARMRWGEQLEFVAEAGPGDFIYVPPFVPHQEINASTDEPLSCVLVRSDQEPIVVNLDIEPVEPPEEVYWVDPIHPEP, translated from the coding sequence ATGTCAAATGATGTCGTGGATTGGCGTGACAGTGGCGTGAGAATTGTCCGCAGCGATCGGCTTGATATCAATACGCCGCAGACCCCCGGTATGACCCGTGCCGCTGCCATCAATCGTGCGACCGCTGGAGCTAACAAGCTCTGGGCTGGCACGGTGAATATTCAACCGAACGCAAAAACCGGCGCACACCATCATGGCGCGTTGGAGAGTGTGATTTATGTGGTGAAGGGGCGCGCACGTATGCGGTGGGGAGAGCAGCTTGAATTTGTCGCAGAGGCGGGTCCCGGTGATTTCATCTATGTGCCGCCTTTCGTGCCACACCAAGAAATTAACGCCAGCACGGACGAACCTCTCTCCTGTGTTTTAGTGCGGAGCGATCAAGAGCCAATTGTCGTCAACTTGGATATTGAACCGGTAGAGCCACCGGAGGAAGTCTATTGGGTTGACCCAATCCACCCTGAACCGTAA